A DNA window from Candidatus Methanoperedens sp. contains the following coding sequences:
- the nikR gene encoding nickel-responsive transcriptional regulator NikR, whose product MEQDLARIGVSLPENLLERFDEIITKRGYSSRSEGIRDAIRGYIRYYAWMSEVEGERVGTISLVYDHNQRGLVNSLLDIEHEFTDIIRSSIHIHINHDMCMEVLMVRGEGQNVKAVTEKIMTLRGVKHVKLTTIIPDEEI is encoded by the coding sequence ATGGAACAGGATTTAGCAAGAATAGGCGTTTCTCTTCCCGAGAATTTACTTGAGAGATTTGATGAGATAATCACTAAAAGAGGTTATTCTTCAAGATCAGAAGGAATAAGGGATGCTATCAGGGGTTACATTCGTTATTATGCCTGGATGAGCGAAGTAGAAGGCGAAAGAGTGGGGACCATCTCGCTTGTGTACGACCATAACCAGCGCGGTCTTGTCAATTCATTACTTGACATAGAGCATGAATTCACAGATATAATCCGTTCCTCAATCCACATACACATCAATCATGATATGTGCATGGAAGTATTGATGGTACGGGGAGAGGGACAGAATGTTAAAGCTGTTACTGAAAAGATAATGACACTTCGCGGTGTAAAGCATGTCAAGTTAACAACCATTATTCCGGATGAAGAGATCTAA
- a CDS encoding aspartate ammonia-lyase, which yields MQREGVNMSRIEKDSIGEIEVPDNVLYGAFTTRALRNFRISGIKANPDFIKSLAIIKKACAKANIRLDMLNETIGDVIIQAADEIIEGKYRDQFILDVFQAGAGTPFNMNMNEVIANVATLKLGGDPGEYSKVHPNNHVNMAQSSNDVIPTTIRLSVLLSLLPMKKELEELITVFKLKAKEYNHVIKVGRTHLEDAVPIRYSQVLNGYAASLEKCLERIKTGEKSMLELSIGGTAVGTGINTHPDFKKRVISELNNLTGFEFHSGNSIMLSWSMTGFVEVSNALRMLAIELNKISNDLRLLNSGPRTGISEIVLPEVEPGSSIMPGKINPSIAEAVNMVCFQVAGNDHAVAMAAEAGQLELNVMTPLIAFDLLWSIGLLSNTMKMFREDCISGMIVDEKRCNELIENSHALATVLNPYIGYDKVAQLVKTALLENKSLKQVLIEKDIIPRKYLDEILDAMKMTEPGIVDKRIIYEIKSYGKKDV from the coding sequence GTGCAACGTGAAGGAGTCAACATGAGCAGGATAGAGAAAGATAGTATCGGGGAAATCGAAGTCCCGGATAATGTTTTATATGGCGCATTTACAACACGCGCTTTGCGGAATTTCAGGATTAGCGGCATAAAAGCCAATCCTGATTTTATAAAATCACTCGCCATCATCAAGAAAGCATGCGCAAAAGCCAACATCAGGCTCGACATGCTTAATGAAACCATCGGGGATGTGATAATCCAGGCCGCAGATGAGATCATCGAAGGAAAATACAGGGACCAGTTCATCCTTGACGTGTTCCAGGCAGGCGCAGGCACTCCTTTTAATATGAACATGAATGAGGTTATTGCAAATGTTGCGACATTGAAACTTGGCGGTGATCCGGGAGAATATTCGAAAGTCCATCCGAATAACCATGTGAACATGGCGCAGTCTTCAAATGATGTTATCCCGACCACGATAAGATTAAGCGTCCTTCTATCACTCTTGCCCATGAAAAAGGAACTGGAAGAATTAATTACGGTATTTAAATTAAAAGCAAAGGAATACAACCATGTGATCAAAGTTGGCAGGACTCATCTTGAAGATGCCGTACCGATCAGGTATAGCCAGGTGCTTAACGGATATGCGGCATCACTTGAAAAATGCCTGGAACGAATCAAGACAGGCGAAAAGAGCATGCTTGAACTGAGTATTGGCGGTACTGCTGTCGGGACCGGCATAAACACACATCCGGATTTCAAGAAAAGGGTTATTTCGGAATTAAATAATCTTACAGGCTTTGAATTCCATTCAGGCAACAGCATCATGCTATCATGGAGCATGACCGGTTTTGTGGAAGTTTCCAATGCCCTGAGGATGCTTGCTATTGAATTGAATAAGATCTCAAATGACCTGCGCCTTCTTAATTCCGGGCCCAGAACCGGAATTTCGGAAATTGTCCTTCCAGAAGTTGAACCCGGCTCTTCCATTATGCCTGGCAAGATCAATCCTTCCATAGCTGAAGCCGTGAACATGGTATGTTTCCAGGTCGCAGGCAACGATCATGCTGTTGCAATGGCAGCAGAAGCAGGCCAGCTTGAGCTTAATGTGATGACACCGCTTATCGCATTTGACCTTTTATGGAGTATCGGGCTGCTGTCGAATACAATGAAGATGTTCCGTGAAGATTGCATATCGGGAATGATAGTGGATGAGAAAAGATGCAATGAACTTATTGAAAATAGTCATGCGCTTGCGACAGTGTTGAATCCATATATAGGCTATGATAAAGTGGCTCAACTCGTTAAAACAGCGCTGTTGGAAAATAAATCCCTTAAACAGGTACTTATTGAGAAGGATATTATCCCACGGAAATACCTGGATGAGATTCTTGATGCTATGAAGATGACAGAACCCGGGATAGTGGATAAAAGGATTATCTATGAAATTAAATCATACGGGAAAAAGGATGTATGA
- a CDS encoding winged helix-turn-helix transcriptional regulator, with protein MAREDWRIKRFKNLAMSAKFVFKILDYNGLLTQKEIADESGLPNRTVRYALNILDKEGLIEKRIHRDARQTLYGLKNHTSTVDEVANFSCIPL; from the coding sequence ATGGCCAGGGAAGACTGGCGCATAAAGAGGTTCAAAAATTTAGCTATGTCTGCAAAGTTTGTTTTCAAAATCCTGGATTATAATGGGCTATTAACTCAGAAAGAAATTGCAGATGAAAGTGGTCTTCCAAACAGAACTGTGAGATATGCCCTGAATATACTGGATAAAGAAGGACTTATAGAAAAACGCATACATAGAGACGCACGCCAGACTTTATATGGGCTAAAAAATCACACAAGCACAGTGGACGAGGTGGCTAACTTTTCATGCATTCCTTTATAG
- a CDS encoding DUF2099 family protein, which yields MKDRHIMEALGKTRVVVENGKIVEVGEPVTEYCPIWDKVTGVKKFTPQIVKENIDLRMKEFGMFTANRAIEMETFVGFGASETFMTALKKGMLDACVTACDGAGTVITSNPKLVQGIGAKISGLVETSPIPELIERIEHAGGIVLDKDTAAIDQPEGVKRAIDAGYKKIGVSVTNIKDLKRIRMLEKSNGADVIVFGVHTTAMPEDEAKEFIGLIDMTTSCTSKWIRGQIEGKTIAQFGNGIPIFAITQRSKELLLERAKDVSDSILVNTAKLPELPDERQPKPLV from the coding sequence ATGAAAGATAGGCACATAATGGAAGCATTGGGGAAAACCCGTGTGGTAGTAGAAAATGGAAAGATAGTCGAGGTAGGAGAGCCTGTGACCGAATACTGCCCTATCTGGGATAAGGTAACAGGCGTAAAGAAATTTACACCTCAAATTGTAAAGGAAAACATCGACCTTAGAATGAAAGAGTTCGGCATGTTCACCGCCAACAGGGCAATTGAAATGGAGACCTTCGTTGGCTTTGGCGCAAGCGAGACATTTATGACCGCCCTTAAAAAGGGGATGCTGGATGCATGCGTAACTGCATGCGATGGTGCAGGCACTGTAATTACCTCTAACCCAAAACTCGTACAGGGGATAGGTGCAAAAATTTCAGGATTGGTAGAAACCTCTCCAATACCTGAACTTATAGAGAGAATCGAGCACGCTGGAGGAATCGTGCTCGATAAAGACACTGCTGCTATAGATCAACCAGAAGGCGTGAAAAGGGCAATTGATGCCGGATATAAAAAAATAGGGGTCTCTGTTACAAATATTAAAGACCTAAAGAGGATACGCATGCTTGAGAAATCGAATGGCGCAGATGTGATTGTCTTTGGAGTGCATACAACAGCTATGCCAGAAGATGAGGCAAAGGAGTTTATCGGGCTTATTGATATGACCACAAGCTGCACATCAAAGTGGATAAGAGGACAAATAGAGGGTAAAACAATAGCACAGTTTGGCAATGGTATACCTATATTCGCAATTACGCAGCGGAGTAAAGAGCTGCTCCTGGAAAGAGCAAAAGATGTGAGCGACTCGATTCTTGTGAATACAGCGAAGCTGCCTGAACTGCCAGACGAAAGGCAACCAAAGCCATTAGTTTAA
- a CDS encoding DUF2099 family protein, with protein MSKHVVEAMGRTRITIEDGKVVDVGNPLTRYCPIWDKVKGIKKITSQVAKENIEYRIREFGMFTSNRRINMDVFVGFGASETFMTALEAGLIDSCVINCDGAGTVITNNPNLVQGIGALMPGLLETSPIPILIKRVECAGGIVLDQISAKMDSVAGVKKAIELGHKKIGVPVSSVEVAKECRQLESKQGVDIITFAVHLTGIGKEESRELTRLVDITTGCMSRYIRNGVAGKAVAQFGVSIPIFALTKRGKRLLLERAKEIDSQMLINTTELPVLPGDMQSRPLV; from the coding sequence ATGAGTAAACATGTTGTAGAAGCAATGGGAAGAACCCGCATCACCATAGAAGATGGGAAAGTGGTTGATGTCGGCAATCCCCTGACCAGATATTGCCCTATCTGGGACAAAGTAAAAGGTATAAAAAAAATCACTTCCCAGGTTGCAAAGGAAAATATTGAATACAGGATACGGGAATTTGGCATGTTTACTTCCAACAGGAGAATTAATATGGATGTCTTTGTTGGCTTTGGAGCTTCTGAGACCTTCATGACTGCTCTAGAAGCGGGATTGATAGATTCCTGTGTCATTAATTGCGATGGGGCAGGTACTGTCATAACCAATAATCCCAATTTAGTTCAGGGAATAGGCGCCTTGATGCCGGGATTGTTGGAAACGAGTCCTATTCCAATACTTATCAAAAGAGTAGAATGTGCAGGCGGGATCGTGTTGGACCAGATCAGTGCAAAAATGGATTCTGTGGCGGGAGTAAAAAAAGCAATTGAACTCGGTCATAAAAAAATTGGTGTACCCGTGTCTTCTGTAGAAGTAGCAAAAGAATGCAGACAGCTTGAATCAAAACAAGGTGTTGACATTATTACTTTTGCTGTGCATTTAACAGGTATAGGAAAAGAAGAGTCCAGAGAGCTTACCCGTCTTGTTGATATTACTACAGGTTGTATGTCCAGATATATCCGAAACGGTGTGGCAGGCAAGGCAGTTGCACAGTTCGGGGTATCTATACCTATCTTTGCCTTAACAAAACGTGGTAAGAGGTTATTATTGGAAAGGGCAAAAGAAATCGACTCCCAAATGCTTATAAACACAACAGAATTACCAGTTTTACCGGGTGATATGCAATCAAGACCGCTTGTGTGA
- a CDS encoding ATP-dependent Clp protease proteolytic subunit: protein MANSHILDVSEQTSHGFRQMNLYSHLLDKQIIFLSGDIDVEMAESIIAQLLYLEDKDFEGDIRIYINSPGGVISAGLAIYDTMQCMKCSVATICIGEAASMAAILLAAGTEGRRMAFPNARVMIHQPLGSMQGQATEIDIQAKELDRVKKVLDNILVYHTGQPIEVIENDTNRDFFLTAEKALEYGIIDKIIRAGEGVL from the coding sequence ATGGCAAATTCACACATATTAGATGTATCCGAACAAACATCACATGGTTTTCGACAAATGAACCTGTATTCTCATCTACTGGATAAACAAATAATTTTTCTAAGTGGTGATATCGATGTGGAGATGGCTGAAAGTATTATTGCGCAGCTTCTTTATCTGGAAGACAAGGATTTTGAAGGTGACATCCGTATTTATATAAACAGCCCCGGAGGTGTGATCAGCGCAGGTCTTGCTATCTATGATACCATGCAGTGCATGAAGTGCAGTGTTGCAACTATCTGTATCGGTGAAGCTGCGTCGATGGCAGCGATTTTGCTGGCAGCAGGCACAGAAGGGAGGAGAATGGCATTTCCTAATGCACGGGTAATGATACACCAGCCTCTTGGTAGCATGCAGGGACAGGCAACTGAGATAGATATCCAGGCAAAAGAACTGGACAGGGTCAAGAAAGTTCTGGACAATATCCTGGTCTATCATACAGGGCAACCCATAGAAGTCATCGAGAATGATACGAACCGGGATTTTTTCCTTACGGCAGAAAAGGCATTGGAATATGGAATAATAGATAAAATAATAAGGGCTGGAGAAGGAGTATTATAA
- the ahbC gene encoding 12,18-didecarboxysiroheme deacetylase, whose amino-acid sequence MIGISKLYCGTVEPSDALRYGRDSGKLPSHLLQFSKDKKPVVVWNMGRRCNLKCVHCYARSKDIEYKNELTTRQGKELIDDLAQFGAPVILFSGGEPTMRKDLPELALYARSKGMRAVISTNGTLIDKKMAKVLKDIGLSYVGVSLDGMKETNDKFRGVKGAFDAALNGMRNCLAEGVKVGLRFTINKQNVKDIPAIFDLLEKENIPRVCFYHLVYAGRGSKMVEQELSHEESRKTLDIIMDRTRALHERGFPIEVLTVDNHCDGPYVYFRLLKEDPERAAEVFELLQMNQGNSTGIGIGCVSWDGSVHADQFWRHYSFGNVKERKFSEIWMDTTNELMAGLKNRKPLIKANSDRCAHCKWFDICNGNFRVRAEAIYNNVWADDPACYLTKEEIGYDEMK is encoded by the coding sequence ATGATAGGCATTTCAAAACTTTATTGCGGGACTGTTGAACCATCAGACGCTCTGCGGTATGGGCGTGATTCAGGTAAACTCCCATCGCATTTATTGCAATTTTCAAAAGACAAAAAACCGGTCGTTGTCTGGAACATGGGCAGGCGCTGCAACCTTAAATGCGTCCATTGTTATGCCCGGTCAAAAGACATTGAATATAAGAACGAACTAACGACCCGGCAGGGTAAGGAGCTTATTGATGATCTTGCACAGTTCGGCGCGCCAGTTATTCTTTTTTCGGGCGGCGAACCCACAATGCGAAAAGACCTTCCTGAACTTGCGCTATATGCAAGGTCAAAAGGGATGCGCGCGGTCATTTCTACGAACGGCACGCTTATCGATAAAAAAATGGCTAAAGTCCTGAAGGACATCGGCCTGTCATATGTCGGGGTTTCACTTGATGGCATGAAAGAAACGAATGATAAGTTCAGGGGCGTAAAAGGAGCGTTCGATGCTGCCCTGAATGGCATGCGGAACTGCCTGGCAGAAGGCGTCAAGGTAGGATTGCGTTTTACGATCAACAAACAAAATGTAAAGGATATACCGGCTATTTTTGATCTTCTTGAAAAAGAAAATATCCCAAGAGTGTGTTTCTATCATCTTGTTTATGCAGGGCGCGGCTCAAAAATGGTTGAGCAGGAACTCTCGCATGAGGAAAGCAGGAAAACCCTTGATATTATAATGGACAGGACCCGGGCGCTCCATGAGAGAGGCTTTCCGATCGAAGTACTGACTGTTGATAATCATTGCGACGGCCCGTATGTTTACTTCCGTCTCCTGAAAGAAGACCCGGAGCGCGCCGCAGAAGTGTTTGAATTATTGCAGATGAACCAGGGCAACTCTACAGGCATCGGTATAGGCTGCGTTTCCTGGGATGGTTCTGTTCATGCAGACCAGTTCTGGAGGCACTACTCATTTGGCAACGTGAAAGAACGGAAATTCAGCGAGATATGGATGGATACCACCAATGAATTAATGGCAGGACTCAAGAACCGCAAGCCTCTTATAAAGGCAAATTCTGACAGGTGCGCCCACTGCAAATGGTTCGATATTTGCAACGGGAACTTCCGCGTGAGGGCTGAAGCGATATATAATAACGTCTGGGCCGATGACCCTGCTTGCTACCTGACAAAAGAAGAGATCGGGTATGATGAAATGAAATAG
- a CDS encoding S1 RNA-binding domain-containing protein yields the protein MTTECKDCKGTGTIILSERECPDCKGTGKPKSISLDRLSEKDLGALMGGGIKCIKCFGTGKFSVTEPCKACGGRGKFITCKVCGIEITGRGELCENCAKKQYVHILGTECDIRELEIGKIYEGKVQGHANFGVFVDLNPQMRGLIHSSNLSYTPEIGDKIFVEVKNIAQNGNIELLLRSAKEYQVIYVEKQLPRRKTIELTKFLGKLIHLSGEVIQIKQTGGPTIFSISDEEGTVQCAAFEKAGERAYPEIKAEMIVKVIGEPSMRNGALQVEIRSIRQLGGKDAAGIKEQIEAAIDKRVQPHEIQFLVKSDILDKLKPRMKNAARLIMKAVYKSRPIIIRHHADADGITSAIAIERAILPLIREIGGSDADRHFFRRSPSKAPFYEIEDVTKDITFALEDQERFSQKMPLVVLMDNGATEEDMPSMKQAVIYGIDIMVIDHHHPDGSIDSMVLEHVNPAYAGGDYGLTTGMIGTEIARMINPDVTEEIKHLPAVSAMGDRSSAPEADSYKALVADKYKIEDLRKMALAIDYEAFWQRFNDGRGIMNDILNLNSNVRHQKIVNLLNEQANAAITEQLEASMPNVKTQKLPNGTIMNVIDVENFAHKFTFPPPGKTSGEIHDRLCNQHAGQPLVTIGYGPDFAVLRSKGVRMNIPQMVKELHSEIKGAGVSGGGHLVVGSIKFVEGMRKEVLAKLAEKIGAAGVE from the coding sequence ATGACTACTGAATGTAAAGACTGTAAAGGCACAGGGACTATAATCCTCAGTGAAAGGGAATGTCCTGACTGCAAAGGTACTGGTAAGCCAAAATCCATAAGCCTTGACCGACTTTCTGAAAAAGACCTTGGTGCCCTTATGGGTGGTGGCATAAAGTGCATAAAATGTTTCGGTACAGGCAAATTCTCGGTGACAGAACCCTGTAAAGCGTGCGGAGGGCGGGGGAAATTCATCACATGCAAGGTATGCGGGATAGAAATTACAGGCAGGGGAGAACTGTGTGAAAACTGCGCCAAAAAACAATATGTCCATATCCTCGGTACCGAATGCGACATACGTGAACTTGAGATCGGGAAGATCTACGAAGGAAAAGTGCAGGGTCATGCCAATTTTGGTGTGTTCGTTGACCTGAATCCACAAATGCGGGGGCTTATTCATTCAAGCAATCTGAGTTATACTCCTGAAATCGGGGACAAGATATTCGTCGAAGTAAAAAACATTGCCCAGAACGGCAATATCGAACTGTTGCTCAGGAGTGCGAAAGAATACCAGGTAATTTATGTTGAAAAACAGCTTCCCAGAAGAAAGACCATAGAGCTCACAAAGTTCCTCGGGAAACTCATCCACCTCTCAGGTGAGGTCATCCAGATAAAGCAGACCGGAGGTCCCACGATATTTTCCATTTCAGATGAGGAGGGGACAGTCCAGTGCGCGGCATTTGAAAAAGCAGGAGAACGGGCATATCCGGAGATAAAGGCCGAGATGATTGTTAAAGTCATTGGGGAACCTTCCATGAGAAATGGCGCATTGCAGGTTGAGATCCGCTCCATAAGACAGCTGGGAGGAAAGGATGCCGCAGGAATAAAAGAGCAGATCGAAGCAGCCATAGACAAACGCGTCCAACCCCACGAAATCCAGTTCCTTGTAAAAAGTGATATACTCGATAAGTTAAAACCTAGGATGAAAAACGCTGCCAGGCTTATAATGAAAGCTGTATATAAATCCAGGCCAATAATCATAAGACATCATGCTGATGCAGATGGAATAACATCTGCTATCGCAATTGAGCGTGCCATTTTGCCTCTTATCAGGGAAATCGGGGGATCTGATGCTGACCGGCACTTTTTCAGGCGCTCTCCTTCCAAAGCGCCTTTTTATGAGATAGAGGATGTGACAAAAGATATTACTTTTGCGCTTGAGGACCAGGAGCGTTTTTCCCAGAAGATGCCGCTTGTAGTGTTGATGGATAACGGGGCGACAGAGGAAGATATGCCTTCCATGAAACAGGCTGTTATTTATGGAATTGATATCATGGTCATTGACCACCATCACCCGGACGGGTCTATCGATAGCATGGTTCTTGAACATGTGAACCCTGCTTATGCAGGCGGGGATTATGGATTAACAACAGGGATGATCGGTACTGAAATCGCAAGAATGATAAACCCTGATGTGACAGAAGAAATAAAGCACCTTCCTGCGGTTTCAGCAATGGGCGACAGGTCGTCTGCACCTGAAGCTGATAGTTACAAAGCCCTTGTGGCAGATAAATATAAGATCGAGGATCTGAGGAAAATGGCTCTTGCAATCGATTATGAGGCATTCTGGCAGAGGTTCAACGATGGAAGGGGGATAATGAATGATATCCTTAATCTTAATTCGAATGTAAGACATCAAAAGATCGTGAATTTATTGAACGAGCAGGCAAATGCTGCAATTACCGAACAGCTTGAGGCATCAATGCCTAATGTTAAAACGCAGAAATTGCCTAACGGGACAATAATGAACGTGATCGACGTTGAGAATTTTGCACATAAATTTACGTTCCCGCCTCCTGGAAAGACAAGTGGGGAGATACATGACAGGTTATGTAACCAGCATGCAGGACAGCCTTTAGTCACCATCGGATACGGGCCTGATTTTGCAGTGCTTCGCTCAAAAGGCGTCAGGATGAACATCCCCCAGATGGTGAAAGAACTTCACAGCGAGATAAAAGGCGCTGGCGTAAGCGGTGGAGGGCATCTTGTGGTGGGAAGCATTAAATTCGTGGAAGGGATGAGAAAAGAAGTGCTTGCAAAACTTGCAGAGAAAATAGGAGCGGCAGGGGTTGAATGA
- a CDS encoding 4Fe-4S dicluster domain-containing protein has product MKINDDCVGCGQCAAYCPFDAINVFGRAAMNENCTECGKCVDYCPQCAISEA; this is encoded by the coding sequence ATGAAGATAAACGATGATTGCGTGGGATGCGGCCAGTGCGCTGCATATTGTCCATTTGATGCAATTAATGTATTTGGCCGCGCTGCCATGAATGAGAACTGCACAGAATGCGGCAAATGCGTTGATTATTGCCCCCAATGTGCAATTTCGGAGGCGTAA
- a CDS encoding NAD(P)/FAD-dependent oxidoreductase, protein MKVVVIGAGLGGLLAGAKLTKAGYDVEIFERLPFIGGRFTNLPYKGFKLSTGALHMIPHGSRGPLAQMLKEVGADVTIIDSSPMAVIQKENREIISFHDFRNELTLTKQVKLGTVLAYSLKYKPKSDISFRDWVLKYFDDEFLFKLADSFCGWALSLAAKDVPAREMLEIIDNMYLYKGSGIPVGGCGAVTDALSGIIRSNGGRIYSQSGVERIIIENEHAKGVIVNGKTIDADIVISDTGHSGTSKLYECRDKEYLDKISNVKPSKGIKICLSSDEALIGHSGVFFTPYARRINGINEVTNADPSLAPPGKHLVMSHQAIITDDLKSEINLGLFDLKQLFPGKKYEVLLIQSYSSGWPVNRASSGTDNGNKTPVRNLYIVGDGAKGKGGIEVEGVALGVRNMMGEIGICEGSS, encoded by the coding sequence ATGAAGGTAGTAGTTATTGGCGCGGGTCTTGGCGGGTTGCTTGCCGGAGCAAAACTCACAAAAGCCGGATACGATGTTGAGATTTTTGAGCGCCTTCCTTTTATTGGGGGCAGGTTTACAAATCTTCCTTATAAAGGTTTCAAACTCAGCACTGGCGCTCTTCACATGATACCTCATGGCTCGCGCGGGCCCCTGGCACAGATGTTAAAAGAAGTGGGTGCGGATGTAACCATCATTGATTCTTCGCCGATGGCAGTGATCCAGAAAGAAAACAGAGAAATAATCTCGTTTCATGATTTCCGGAATGAACTTACACTTACAAAGCAGGTGAAACTCGGGACTGTTCTTGCGTATTCCCTGAAATACAAACCAAAAAGCGATATATCATTCAGGGATTGGGTATTGAAATATTTTGATGATGAATTCCTTTTCAAGCTTGCTGATTCTTTTTGCGGCTGGGCATTGAGCCTTGCGGCAAAGGATGTCCCGGCGCGGGAGATGCTTGAAATAATCGATAATATGTATCTCTACAAAGGCTCAGGAATCCCGGTGGGTGGATGCGGCGCTGTAACAGATGCGCTTTCTGGGATAATAAGATCAAATGGGGGAAGGATTTATTCACAATCCGGTGTTGAAAGAATAATCATCGAAAATGAACATGCAAAAGGTGTCATCGTTAATGGAAAAACAATTGATGCTGACATTGTGATCAGTGACACAGGACATTCTGGGACAAGCAAATTGTATGAGTGCAGGGATAAGGAATATTTAGATAAAATATCAAATGTCAAACCTTCAAAAGGAATCAAAATATGTCTTTCCTCGGATGAAGCGTTGATAGGCCATAGCGGTGTGTTTTTTACACCATACGCCAGGAGGATAAATGGCATCAATGAAGTTACAAATGCAGACCCATCTCTTGCACCGCCTGGAAAACATCTTGTGATGTCTCACCAGGCAATTATTACAGATGACCTGAAATCTGAGATCAATCTTGGACTCTTTGACCTGAAGCAGCTTTTCCCTGGTAAGAAATACGAAGTGCTTTTGATCCAATCATATTCCAGCGGATGGCCTGTCAACAGGGCATCATCAGGAACCGATAACGGGAATAAGACTCCTGTCAGGAACCTGTATATCGTAGGCGATGGCGCCAAAGGAAAGGGCGGGATAGAGGTGGAGGGTGTGGCGCTCGGTGTCAGGAATATGATGGGTGAGATCGGGATATGCGAAGGCTCATCCTGA
- a CDS encoding dihydroorotate dehydrogenase electron transfer subunit — translation MKPVNAVITKVVEETPTIRTFFFDTSFYSEPGQFVMAWIRGVDEIPMALSYDNAITVQKVGHATSELFKLGEGDSIGIRGPFGNGFQLKGDHILLIAGGVGAAPLSPLAEKASLQGLKVTTLLGAKTKEELVFMERFEAAGSVMVATDDGSSGIHGYVTGLIPEQENYDRIYCCGPEIMMKKVLDKVEPGKAQFSLHRYIKCGIGICGACCVDGLRVCRDGPVFGGEVLKNSEFGVYRRNECGEKVRV, via the coding sequence ATGAAACCTGTGAATGCCGTAATAACAAAGGTAGTTGAGGAAACACCAACAATAAGGACTTTTTTCTTTGATACCTCTTTTTATTCTGAGCCTGGCCAGTTCGTAATGGCGTGGATACGCGGCGTTGATGAAATCCCGATGGCTCTCTCCTATGATAATGCGATTACAGTCCAGAAGGTAGGGCATGCAACATCAGAATTGTTCAAACTTGGCGAAGGCGACTCAATTGGCATCCGCGGACCTTTCGGAAACGGGTTCCAGCTGAAGGGAGATCATATTTTGCTGATAGCAGGCGGGGTAGGGGCTGCGCCTCTTTCGCCTCTTGCTGAAAAAGCAAGTTTACAGGGGCTAAAAGTCACAACTCTTCTTGGCGCAAAGACAAAAGAAGAACTGGTATTCATGGAACGCTTTGAAGCAGCAGGATCGGTGATGGTCGCGACAGATGATGGATCTTCTGGAATACACGGATATGTGACCGGGTTGATACCGGAACAGGAAAATTATGACCGGATATATTGCTGCGGCCCTGAAATTATGATGAAAAAGGTGCTTGATAAAGTCGAGCCGGGAAAAGCACAATTCAGCCTCCACCGCTATATTAAATGCGGAATCGGGATTTGCGGGGCATGCTGCGTGGATGGCCTGCGCGTATGCAGGGATGGGCCTGTGTTCGGAGGGGAGGTTTTAAAGAACAGCGAGTTCGGGGTTTACAGGAGAAATGAGTGTGGGGAGAAAGTGAGAGTTTAA